A region from the Mucilaginibacter sp. CSA2-8R genome encodes:
- a CDS encoding response regulator, with protein MKILVVDDEADVQPLFQQRFRKEIRNGDISFDFALSGEQALSYLEERHSEVVLILSDINMPGMSGLELLSRIRHDYNAPPPPVVMMITAYSDDENYQQAMQSGADDFLTKPLDFNLLKEKLKTLAE; from the coding sequence ATGAAAATATTGGTGGTAGATGACGAGGCTGATGTGCAGCCGCTGTTCCAGCAGCGTTTTCGTAAAGAGATACGCAATGGAGATATTTCGTTTGATTTTGCACTGTCGGGCGAGCAGGCGCTTTCTTATCTGGAAGAAAGACACTCGGAAGTGGTGCTGATTTTGTCTGACATTAATATGCCGGGCATGAGTGGGTTAGAGTTATTGAGCCGTATACGGCATGATTATAATGCACCGCCACCGCCCGTAGTAATGATGATTACCGCTTACAGTGATGATGAAAACTATCAGCAGGCCATGCAGAGCGGTGCCGATGATTTTTTAACCAAGCCGCTTGATTTTAACCTGCTTAAAGAAAAACTTAAAACGCTTGCTGAATAA